A single window of Symphalangus syndactylus isolate Jambi chromosome 4, NHGRI_mSymSyn1-v2.1_pri, whole genome shotgun sequence DNA harbors:
- the SCRG1 gene encoding scrapie-responsive protein 1, whose translation MKLMVLVFTIGLTLLLGVGAMPANRLSCYRKILKDHNCHNLPEGVADLTQIDVNVQDHFWDGKGCEMICYCNFSELLCCPKDVFFGPKISFVIPCNNQ comes from the exons ATGAAATTGATGGTACTTGTTTTCACCATTGGGCTAACTTTGCTGCTAGGAGTTGGAGCCATGCCTGCAAATCGCCTCTCTTGCTACAGAAAGATACTAAAAGATCACAACTGTCACAACCTTCCGGAAGGAGTAGCTGACCTGACACAGATTGATGTCAATGTCCAGGATCATTTCTGGGATGGGAAGGGATGTGAGATGATCTGTTACTGCAACTTCAGCGAATTGCTCTGCTGCCCAAA AGACGTCTTCTTTGGACCAAAGATCTCTTTCGTGATTCCTTGCAACAATCAATGA